A single region of the Theileria annulata chromosome 4, complete sequence, *** SEQUENCING IN PROGRESS *** genome encodes:
- a CDS encoding uncharacterized protein (Tap349h10.p1c.cand.97 - score = 61.54) produces the protein MTVTDVVGKILEDLREKALIHSKRNKKHKLKDILKPKVSRSNSKLEEIVNRRRFIFKASNNSSKNSDFFTRLVNSSPKPPVLRSIHHPVVNHLLKLSYSSNYRSYRGLVLLSSLKLIKEYCARNGPCNRIYTTSHSNNLLSDPDVKSDKVLLVSKKVLQKVGNLKSYDKGLLAEVPYPKPSSILGIPKLVLCLCPSTKKTNRTPDADLGTLIRSAQALQWQAVWVLKNGDIDLLDPLTIRSSHVYLVFIVLYSLSTIPYSRGTIHETLEFAKKNDLLLCHSSKDGLDIDSEPVSEKISSHKGVMLMSGNLPYVTYQLPAIQLIYLILELFSKSTKLSVMPRSVSSEDSNSVIVGPEAGQNSFSEGRKYTLDDQVQTAVSMYLIKKMFFNDVPSSPFIH, from the exons ATGACAGTCACAGATGTCGTGGGAAAGATATTGGAAGATTTGAGGGAAAAGGCCCTTATACACTCAAAAAGAAACaaaaaacataaattaaaggaTATCTTAAAACCCAAAGTTAGTAGAAGTAACAGTAAACTAGAAGAAATTGTGAATCGAAGAAGATTCATATTCAAGGCCTCTAATAACTCTTCAAAGAATTCGGATTTTTTCACAAGACTTGTTAATAGTTCACCAAAACCTCCAGTTTTAAGGTCCATACACCACCCGGTTGTTAATCATCTTCTTAAACTGTCGTATAGTTCAAATTACAG GAGTTACAGAGGATTAGTGTTGCTTTCTAGCTTAAAGCTAATAAAGGAATACTGTGCTCGTAACGGCCCTTGCAACAGGATATACACTACATCGCACTCAAATAATCTACTCTCGGACCCTGATGTCAAGTCCGACAAGGTTTTGTTGGTTTCTAAAAAAGTTCTCCAGAAG GTTGGGAATTTGAAGTCCTATGATAAAGGTCTTCTCGCTGAGGTACCTTACCCAAAACCCTCATCAATACTTGGAATACCAAAATTGGTATTATGCCTTTGTCCAAGCACCAAAAAGACAAATAGGACTCCGGATGCTGATTTGGGTACTTTAATTCGATCTGCACAGGCTCTTCAGTGGCAGGCAGTTTGGGTTCTTAAAAACGGAGACATTGATCTTCTGGACCCACTAACTATTCGCTCATCTCACGTATACTTAGTATTTATAGTTTTA TATTCACTATCTACGATTCCCTACTCGAGAGGAACAATCCACGAGACGCTGGAGTTTGCGAAAAAGAATGATTTGCTTCTTTGTCACTCCTCAAAAGACGGGTTGGACATAGATTCTGAACCTGTGTCAGAAAAAATAAGCTCACACAAGGGAGTTATGCTGATGTCAGGAAACCTACCCTATGTAACATACCAATTACCAGCTATTCaacttatttatttaatctTA GAGCTGTTTTCAAAGAGCACAAAATTGTCAGTGATGCCCAGGTCTGTCTCTTCGGAGGATAGTAACTCGGTGATTGTGGGACCAGAAGCGGGTCAGAACAGTTTCTCGGAAGGGAGAAAGTACACATTAGACGACCAGGTACAAACAGCGGTTTCGATGTACTTGATTAAGAAGATGTTCTTCAACGATGTTCCATCGTCGCCCTTCATCCACTAG
- a CDS encoding uncharacterized protein (Tap349h10.p1c.C.cand.122 - score = 16.38), giving the protein MDLVNQVTAGEAAGVKDPVTEVVHLSDVNLEALLEDMETECSPETLLGVSNGSPEKSSAKNYLWCAKKSSSSLQYQSTKTNSKINKSSFSNSDSDIDSTCGMVNIHNDSRFNMCENPSDLWFGLKMSDGTPVVINSRNKNFRNPGGPRKHSYRNKQRPRSFRGPIDYSSGFLSISKYIGVSTSRSEVYYSGSSVRRQNLDLSPNIRPSHRSKGFLRRPNGPRYNSKLRQDYLPNNNSFLDNLN; this is encoded by the coding sequence ATGGATCTGGTGAATCAGGTTACGGCCGGTGAAGCTGCTGGGGTCAAAGATCCGGTTACTGAAGTGGTGCATTTGTCTGATGTGAACTTGGAAGCTCTCCTGGAGGACATGGAGACGGAGTGCTCGCCCGAGACATTGCTGGGTGTCTCAAATGGATCACCCGAGAAATCATCTGcgaaaaattatttgtgGTGCGCAAAGAAGAGCTCGAGCTCTCTTCAGTACCAATCGACTAAAACAAACTCAAAGATAAATAAATCGTCTTTTAGTAATTCGGACAGCGATATTGACTCGACCTGTGGAATGGTGAACATCCACAACGACAGCAGGTTCAACATGTGCGAAAACCCCTCAGATCTTTGGTTCGGGCTAAAAATGTCAGACGGAACTCCCGTCGTCATTAACTCCCGCAACAAAAATTTCAGGAACCCAGGAGGACCACGAAAGCATTCATATCGTAACAAACAAAGACCAAGGTCCTTCAGAGGTCCCATCGACTACTCCTCTGGTTTCTTATCAATCTCCAAATACATTGGCGTTTCCACTTCCAGAAGTGAGGTGTACTACTCCGGGTCGTCAGTGCGACGTCAGAATCTCGATTTGAGTCCTAACATTAGGCCAAGTCACAGGAGCAAGGGCTTTTTAAGGAGGCCCAACGGTCCGAGGTACAACTCGAAGCTTCGCCAAGATTACTTACCCAACAACAATTCTTTcttagataatttaaattag